The DNA region AACAGGGCGAACATCAGCCAGACCGGATGCAGGCCGACGCTGTGGCCGACCAGATTGGGCGCCAGGATGTAACCTTCCAGGATCTGGCCGATGGCGAATACCGCCATCACCGCCAGCACCCAGTGCCAGTCCGGCCAGAACTGCACGAACGCCACGCCGGTGGCGGTGAGGAAGCCGGCGAGCGAGCCGACATAGGGGATGAAGGAGAACAGCCCGGCCATCGAGCCGATCAGCAGGCCGAAATTCAGGCCGACCAGGATCAGGCCGAGGGCGTAATAGGAGGCCAGGATCAGGCACACGCCGGCCTGCCCGCGCACGAAGCCGGCGATCGCCATGTTCATCTCGCGGGCCAGTTCGCGGATGGTATCCCGATGCTTTAGCGGCAGCCAGCTGTCGATGGCGCTGATCATCCGCTCCCAGTCATAGAGCAGATAGAAGGCGACGATCGGCGTCACCACGATCAGCGAGACCACCGAGATCAGCGCAGTGCCGCCCGACCACAGGCCCTGAAGCGAGGCGAGCAGCCACCGCGCCCCCTGCGTCACCAGCTCGGACAGCGATTTCTGGACGTCCGGCAGCCAGTTGCCCAGCATCGGCGTCAGCCATTGCCGGTTTTCGCTGGTCAGGAGGTTCTGCAGCGACATCACATAGTCCGGCACGCCCTGGATGAAGGCGATGAGCTGGCTGGTCAGCAGCGGCGCCAGCAGGATGACGCTCAGCACGAAGCCCAGCAGGAACACGCCGACGATGAGCAGCGTCGCCGGCAGGCGGCCGAGCCCCAGCCGCTCCAGCCGGTCGGCGACCGGATCGAGGAAATAGGCCAGCGCCATGCCTGCCACGAACGGCAGCAGCATGCCGCGCAGCAGCCACAGAATGAGGATGAAGACGGCCAGCGTGACGAGCCAGAACGTCACCTGCTTCTGGAGGGTCATGGGTTCGTCCGCCATCGAACGCCGACCCTCAGCTCGCCATGTGGCGTGTCCATTCGGCGAGATAAGCGCCGGCCGAAACCGCCGTCAAGACGCCCGTGATGTACATCGCCACCGCCACCACCGGCTCCAGCGACAGGTTGAATCCCAGCGAGCCCAGCACCA from Blastochloris tepida includes:
- a CDS encoding AI-2E family transporter; translation: MTLQKQVTFWLVTLAVFILILWLLRGMLLPFVAGMALAYFLDPVADRLERLGLGRLPATLLIVGVFLLGFVLSVILLAPLLTSQLIAFIQGVPDYVMSLQNLLTSENRQWLTPMLGNWLPDVQKSLSELVTQGARWLLASLQGLWSGGTALISVVSLIVVTPIVAFYLLYDWERMISAIDSWLPLKHRDTIRELAREMNMAIAGFVRGQAGVCLILASYYALGLILVGLNFGLLIGSMAGLFSFIPYVGSLAGFLTATGVAFVQFWPDWHWVLAVMAVFAIGQILEGYILAPNLVGHSVGLHPVWLMFALFAFGYLFGFVGLLLAVPLAAATGVLTRFALRRYLASPFYTGVPRPGPDAE